AATGCTcctattattattgttgtgtATGGCTTATCCGCGCAGCGGATGTCGTCGCCTACAattttcgtttcatttttttgttattatttttctgtGTCGCTCGCCCCCTCGCActcaggcacacacacacatgcacacgcTCAGCAATCGCTCTCACGTACAGTAGCAGCTTTGGCTcccacacacatgcacactcCGCCGACGCGTAGGCAGCGCATACTCAATCTCCCATGAGAATTTTCGCCCGCTCTCcgattgtttttgtttgccttaaTTTATTGGCAGCATTGTGTTTGTTGTGGCGGAAAATGAAAGTGTGTTAGTGCGGGCAGCAAAAAAACCAgcgaaaaaaagaaacaaaaattaaaaaacaaaagcagcaacCTGCGCGGCCAGCAAACAAAAAGCCGAATAAGAATTGACTAACAAACTCTCACAGCAATTTCGTTTCGAATACCTTTGTTTTCGAGCCCCGTGTGCATCGCAATCAAAGCTTCGCAGATGCCACTACATCCGCGATTTGGGCCACCCTTTCTTCAAATTGGCCCAAACGCAATACAATGGCTAATCTCTCGGCCAATTGTTTTCGGTTAGAAAGCCAAACAATGTACAAATGGCAATTAAAAAAGTTGCCACTATTGTTGCTTTTATCTATATCCGTGATCATGAGGATATAACAAGCTATGGAAAGTTGATGCTGGTTCCAATTTCAGTTCTTTAGACCCACACAATTATAATAAATTGTGCTGTGTCATAAATCATATTAAATTAGAGGTTTAGAATGCACAGAAGCGTATCGAATCCTTTACTTATAAGATGACTTACACACTCTTTCTTTTGTTGCTTACTATGGTCCTTTCTCAACCTTTTCAGTTAAGTATAAAGTCTAATCTCATCACATATCACATCAAACGGGGCAAAGGTTGGCATGCCGTTGTAGACAGCATCCACAGCAAAAGCTACCCCTCATGGATCCGTATCACCATATCAGACATCATGTGAGTGCGCGCAGATTTGCTTATTGTACTTGAATTAAATTGACCTCTCTCCCCCAACAGTATCCACCCACAAGCATAGCAGGCACAGGAGCGGTGGTGGGCAGCTCGACGACAATCAACCGGCCGGAACTGCACCAAAAATGCAACCGGGGCTCGCACTCCAGTGACACCAGTTCGGCGTACAGCGGCAGCGATACAATGGCCTCGAACTATGCCTCGTCGCTGGAGGCCGAGGAGATTGACCTCTCCGGCCTGGTGGAGTCCGTCGTGGACTCTGACGAGGAGGATCTAGCGGAGAGCATGGATGTAAGTAGACGAAACATCGAATATATAAGGATTTTTTAGAATGACATTAGAAAAGGAAGAACATCTGATCATTTATTTGTCTTTTTTCTGATTTATTTAGAGTCTAACCGTGCGCGATGCAGTGCGTGACTGTCTGGAAAAGGATCCGGCGGAGCGGAGCGAGGAGGATGTGGAAGTACTGCTTGAGTTCACGCAGGGTCTAAAAGCATTCACAAACATTACGCTGGCAGTGCGGCGAGCACTATGTTCCGTGATGGTATTCGCCGTGGTGGACAAGGCCGGCACCGTGGTCATGTCAGATGGGGAGGAACTGGACTCATGGTCGGTGCTCATAAACGGAGCCGTGGAGATCGAGCATGCGAATGGCAGCCGCGAAGAGCTGCAGATGGGAGACTCCTTCGGCATTCTTCCCACCATGGACAAGCTCTACCACCGCGGTGTGATGCGTACAAAGTGCGATGACTGCCAATTTGTGTGCATCACGCAAACGGACTACTACCGTATTCAGCATCAAGGCGAGGAGAACATCCGGCGACATGAGGACGAGAATGGTTTCGTTGTTATGGTCACAGAACTTCGGTCCATTGGCGGTGCCGGCACTGATTCTGCTGGCAGTGGCGGATCGGCGACAGGAGCTTCGGCTTCGCTAAACATGAAGCGTGGTCACGTAGTTATCCGAGGTACTCCAGAGCGTCTGCTACAGCAGCTGGTCGAGGAAAACTCAATGACCGATCCCACATACGTGGAGGACTTTTTGCTCACACACCGCATCTTTATTCAGAACCCACAAGAGGTGACCAGCAAGTTGCTGCATTGGTTTGACTTGGAGCAGGTGGATGCGCACAAGACGCAGGAACTGCGAGATCGCGTAACACGCGTTGTGCTCCTCTGGGTGAACAACCATTTCACCGATTTCGAGGCGGACTATGAGATGATGGAGTTTCTGGAAGTCTTTGAGGCACTGTTAGAGCGAAAAAAGCTGCTAAGCCAGCTGCGCCTGTTGCACATAGCCTGTGCCGCCAAAGCGCGGATGCGCAGCTGTACCCTCACTCGTTCGTCACGTGACGAGCCGCTCAACTTCCGCATCGTGGGCGGCTATGAGCTTCGGGGCGTCGCCATAGCCACCGGAAACGCAGCCGTGGGCATCTACATTTCGCACGTCGAGCCGGGATCCAAGGCCCAGGATGTGGGCCTTAAGCGCGGCGATCAGATTCACGAAGTAAATGGACAGTCGCTGGATCATGTGACTAGCAAGCGAGCCCTCGAGATACTCACAGGCACCACCCATTTGAGCATCAGCGTTAAGAGCAACTTGCTTGGCTTTAAGGAAATAATGCAGGCTCTTGAGCATGGCGGTGGAACCGCTGGATCCGGGAGCATTTCCGCGTGCAGTGGCAGTTTCAAGTCCGTGCGAAGTCCACGCCGTATTTGCGCCAATGATATTGCTAAGTTGCACGGTCGCTCCGACAGCACCACCGACGAATTGTCCAGCGTCAGCGCCTCAAATCGGGCGCACATGGTGCGCCTTAGTTCCGTCGATATGCTACTTGACCAGCCGGACTGCGCTCCACCGCAAACGCCGCCAGTTAGTGGGAGCGGCAACATGGCCTCCAATTTTATGCAGCAACTCCTGCAAAGCGTTAACAATAGTTCGGCCAAGAAGTCCGGTGGGAATTCAAATTCGGATCAGCAGGATACGAAGGGCGGTTTTATGACTCTGGCGCCAAAGCGACGGCTGCAGAAAGCGCTGGCAAAGATGAATTTGCTCAATAAGCAGAATCACGGCAGCAGCCTAAACGACTCTTCGGATACGCTGCTTAACGATCCCAAGTCAAAACTATCTGCAGTTAGCTCGTGCAGCAGTTCCACTCAGTCGTCTATCAATGGATGTACGGTCAGTGGGAGTGGCCGGCTCTACCAGTCGCAATCGAATCCGGATTTAACCAGCCTCAACTACGATGGAGGCAGCGATGCGGGTGGAAACGGTGGAGGAAGACTGCAAGTGAACTACCTAAACGCCCACATTCACCGGCCATCAGCGGCCAGTACTTTGACGACAAACTCGACGCAATCGCACCTTTTGCCCGATTACCCGGACCACGTGCTCAAGGTGTACAAGGCAGACCAGACATGCAAGTATGTGCTCATCTACAAGGAGACGACGGCCCACGAGGTCGTAATGCTGACGCTGCAGGAGTTTGGAATACACGACCCCAGCTCGAATTTCTCGCTATGCGAAGTGAGCGTAGGCGACGGGGGTATGGTAAAGCAGCGTCGGTTGCCCGATCAGCTGCAGAACCTGGCCGAACGAATAAGCTTTGCGGCGCGTTACTACCTCAAGTTAAATGATAGCACCGAGCCGCTGGTTCCAGACGAACTGGCCCTGGAGCTGGTACGCGAATCGAACGTGCACTTCCTGCACCTGAATGCATACGAGCTGGCCATCCAGCTCACTCTACAGGACTTTGCGAACTTTCGCCAGATTGAGTCCACCGAGTACGTGGACGAACTGTTCGAGTTGCGCTCACGCTACGGAGTGCCTATGCTGAGCAAGTTCGCCGAACTGGTCAATCGCGAAATGTTTTGGGTTGTGAGTGAGATTTGCGCCGAGCACAACATTGTGCGCCGCATGAAGATCGTCAAGCAGTTCATCAAGATAGCGCGCCACTGCAAGGAGTGCCGCAACTTTAACTCCATGTTTGCAATCGTCTCGGGGCTTGGACACGGAGCTGTTTCGCGACTGCGTCAGACGTGGGAGAAGCTGCCCTCCAAATACCAAAGGTTGTTCAACGACCTGCAGGACCTGATGGATCCCTCGCGCAACATGAGCAAGTATCGGCAACTAGTGTCCGCCGAACTGCTGGCCCAGCACCCCATCATCCCGTTCTATCCGATCGTCAAGAAGGATCTCACCTTTATTCACCTGGGCAATGATACGAGAGTGGACGGCCTAATCAACTTTGAGAAGCTGCGAATGCTGGCCAAGGAGGTACGCCTGCTCACGCACATGTGCAGCTCGCCATACGATCTGCTCTCGATCCTTGAGCTCAAGGGGCAGTCTCCATCCAACGCTCTCTTCTCGCTCAATCAGATGTCTGCATCGCAGAGCAATGCTGCCGCTGGCACAGTTATCGCCGCAAATGCCGGCCAGGCAACTATCAAGCGGCGCAAGAAGTCGACGGCGGCGCCAAATCCCAAGAAGATGTTCGAGGAGGCGCAGATGGTGCGGCGAGTGAAAGCATATCTTAACAGCCTCAAAATACTCAGTGACGAGGACCTTTTGCACAAATTCTCGCTGGAGTGCGAGCCGGCGCACGGATCCACATACTCGGGCAGCATCTCGCATGGAAATACCTCACACCGAAGCGGTGGTGGAGGCAGCATCAGTGGCGGTGCTGGTGGCAGTTCCGGTGGAGGCGGCGGGGGCAGTTCCAGCCTCAATGCCGGCGACCAACTGAGCATCTATTCGCATACCAGCTCCAGCTCGGCGCCGAACTCCTCACTCTCGCTGCGCAAGAGGCACCCAAGTTCACCTACCCTTTCGACTACCAGCTCAACGAGCTCCACCAGCGATCATCAAAGAAGACAGATGCATAACAACGGCCCAAAGTTCGGCACAGCCTCGCCACAGGCAGTTAAAAAGATGCTATCGCTGTCAGAGTCCTCCAAGATTCGGCCGCACCAGCCATTCGTGCCTCGTCACGGATCCACAATGGCCGGAGTGATTCCACCACTGCATCACATGCATGCGGCACATGGTTTCAGCACACCGTCGCCCGGAGGAGTGGTCACCTCACCGGCAACCAGTGCAGTGGCCAATGTCCAGTGTACGCCAAGTCCTAGTCCCTGCTCCCATCGACGACTGGCTTCTGGAGGTAAAGGAATTATTATCAATGCCTCATTTTATATCACTAACTAAATTGGGTCCATTGCAGGCAACATTATTCCCTCTCGCGCAATCCACGAGCGGTCGCACTCGGACACCCCAGCTCCGCCGCCGCCTCTACCCTCGGTCGATCTCTCCCTGGAGAGCAGTAGTGTAACTACGTTTCGCGATTTACCATTGCGCAAATCCGTGACTTCCGGTAAGTGCTATGTCCTAAGATCGTAGTTGTAAATCGACTAAAAATACGTTATTAGCTGCTACTAAAACCCGATGCTAAGTATGCTTATATAGTGCGgttattattttcgaaattcTTCAGAAATGTATTTTGAGTGTACTTAGCAATCGGATCCCGATACATAAATCGTAGTCGCCAGTTATTTATACCTTGTTAGTTGCGCTTTAGACTCCGTTCCCTGCTTGCATTTGAAACGTATAGTTTTTGGTGGTTGGGTTGGAATTGGTTGGTTGTCGGCTACACAAACGCAAACATACATATAACACGCAAACACAACACGCACACTTGCACCACGTGGTACCATGAAATGAATCCCGAATGGAGGTCACCATTTCACGGCCGCCATCTCAGACATATTCTTTACCCTAATTTCACACCCAACAGGTTCCATATCGTCCTGCGACAGCGGCTACgtgcatcagcagcagcattacCACATGCagtaccagcagcagcaacagcagagcAGCTCGCAACACGAGCCATCCCCGCCGGTCTATACCGCAGCCGACTGCCGGCTGCTCCAGCAGATATCGAACAACGCGGTGACCCGCAACTTGAACAGTCCCTGTCAAAGCACAAACACACCACCCAGCACACCTACACCTCCACCGAACCAGCCCACAGCAACCATTCAGCTTTCTGCACCGCCGACGGCAGCAGCATACATGCACGCACGCAGCCAGCatcagcagctccagcagcagcagcaatctTTGGCCATGCCACCTCCGCCACCACCGCCGTACAATGTGCCCCCCCTGGGCAGTATCTACAGCCACCACCAGGGCACTGCTGGCAGCAGGCACCTGAACCACATGCATGGTAAGACGACCGGACCGCAAGAGAGATGGTTTCCAGATTGCCATCCAGCgacaaaacaacaaatgcaAAGCGGGAGTTGAGTCGGGTCTTTCTGAGATAGGCGTTACACCGGGTTGTTCGACTTGTTTTTCTAGCTTGATCTACGTTTTGTAAGCTTGACTTATGTACCACTTTAATTATATCAATTTCTCCTTCACAGGTGGCCCGCCAAATTTTATGGATAGCACCAAGTGTACCATATGTCCCATGCCACCCATGAATCAATAATGAATCAAATTGTGCTGTTTTAACCGctatatgtttatttaattagttGTAAGTATGTCGATTCCATGTTCTATCTTCAGAACCATAAGCTCACAAGATAAGTTCTGACTTTCAGTTTCTAAGAACAACTTGAGTACTTATGGTTCTGAAACGTTAATATTAGTTATAGGCAAGCGATTATAACAATTTGCTCTTTTTATTTCAGCAGATAGAGTTGCCAAAATTTGTTAATGGTTGTGGTTTCAATTTCGCCAGCAATCAAAAACGACGTATCCGATCACCTTTACCCTTACCCCCTCACCGGAGCTGCAAAAACATTACTAGTATCCATTTGTATTGCGTATTTAGGT
This genomic stretch from Drosophila mauritiana strain mau12 chromosome 2L, ASM438214v1, whole genome shotgun sequence harbors:
- the LOC117150895 gene encoding rap guanine nucleotide exchange factor 2 isoform X3, yielding MDPYHHIRHHYPPTSIAGTGAVVGSSTTINRPELHQKCNRGSHSSDTSSAYSGSDTMASNYASSLEAEEIDLSGLVESVVDSDEEDLAESMDSLTVRDAVRDCLEKDPAERSEEDVEVLLEFTQGLKAFTNITLAVRRALCSVMVFAVVDKAGTVVMSDGEELDSWSVLINGAVEIEHANGSREELQMGDSFGILPTMDKLYHRGVMRTKCDDCQFVCITQTDYYRIQHQGEENIRRHEDENGFVVMVTELRSIGGAGTDSAGSGGSATGASASLNMKRGHVVIRGTPERLLQQLVEENSMTDPTYVEDFLLTHRIFIQNPQEVTSKLLHWFDLEQVDAHKTQELRDRVTRVVLLWVNNHFTDFEADYEMMEFLEVFEALLERKKLLSQLRLLHIACAAKARMRSCTLTRSSRDEPLNFRIVGGYELRGVAIATGNAAVGIYISHVEPGSKAQDVGLKRGDQIHEVNGQSLDHVTSKRALEILTGTTHLSISVKSNLLGFKEIMQALEHGGGTAGSGSISACSGSFKSVRSPRRICANDIAKLHGRSDSTTDELSSVSASNRAHMVRLSSVDMLLDQPDCAPPQTPPVSGSGNMASNFMQQLLQSVNNSSAKKSGGNSNSDQQDTKGGFMTLAPKRRLQKALAKMNLLNKQNHGSSLNDSSDTLLNDPKSKLSAVSSCSSSTQSSINGCTVSGSGRLYQSQSNPDLTSLNYDGGSDAGGNGGGRLQVNYLNAHIHRPSAASTLTTNSTQSHLLPDYPDHVLKVYKADQTCKYVLIYKETTAHEVVMLTLQEFGIHDPSSNFSLCEVSVGDGGMVKQRRLPDQLQNLAERISFAARYYLKLNDSTEPLVPDELALELVRESNVHFLHLNAYELAIQLTLQDFANFRQIESTEYVDELFELRSRYGVPMLSKFAELVNREMFWVVSEICAEHNIVRRMKIVKQFIKIARHCKECRNFNSMFAIVSGLGHGAVSRLRQTWEKLPSKYQRLFNDLQDLMDPSRNMSKYRQLVSAELLAQHPIIPFYPIVKKDLTFIHLGNDTRVDGLINFEKLRMLAKEVRLLTHMCSSPYDLLSILELKGQSPSNALFSLNQMSASQSNAAAGTVIAANAGQATIKRRKKSTAAPNPKKMFEEAQMVRRVKAYLNSLKILSDEDLLHKFSLECEPAHGSTYSGSISHGNTSHRSGGGGSISGGAGGSSGGGGGGSSSLNAGDQLSIYSHTSSSSAPNSSLSLRKRHPSSPTLSTTSSTSSTSDHQRRQMHNNGPKFGTASPQAVKKMLSLSESSKIRPHQPFVPRHGSTMAGVIPPLHHMHAAHGFSTPSPGGVVTSPATSAVANVQCTPSPSPCSHRRLASGGNIIPSRAIHERSHSDTPAPPPPLPSVDLSLESSSVTTFRDLPLRKSVTSGGPPNFMDSTKCTICPMPPMNQ
- the LOC117150895 gene encoding rap guanine nucleotide exchange factor 2 isoform X1, which produces MDPYHHIRHHYPPTSIAGTGAVVGSSTTINRPELHQKCNRGSHSSDTSSAYSGSDTMASNYASSLEAEEIDLSGLVESVVDSDEEDLAESMDSLTVRDAVRDCLEKDPAERSEEDVEVLLEFTQGLKAFTNITLAVRRALCSVMVFAVVDKAGTVVMSDGEELDSWSVLINGAVEIEHANGSREELQMGDSFGILPTMDKLYHRGVMRTKCDDCQFVCITQTDYYRIQHQGEENIRRHEDENGFVVMVTELRSIGGAGTDSAGSGGSATGASASLNMKRGHVVIRGTPERLLQQLVEENSMTDPTYVEDFLLTHRIFIQNPQEVTSKLLHWFDLEQVDAHKTQELRDRVTRVVLLWVNNHFTDFEADYEMMEFLEVFEALLERKKLLSQLRLLHIACAAKARMRSCTLTRSSRDEPLNFRIVGGYELRGVAIATGNAAVGIYISHVEPGSKAQDVGLKRGDQIHEVNGQSLDHVTSKRALEILTGTTHLSISVKSNLLGFKEIMQALEHGGGTAGSGSISACSGSFKSVRSPRRICANDIAKLHGRSDSTTDELSSVSASNRAHMVRLSSVDMLLDQPDCAPPQTPPVSGSGNMASNFMQQLLQSVNNSSAKKSGGNSNSDQQDTKGGFMTLAPKRRLQKALAKMNLLNKQNHGSSLNDSSDTLLNDPKSKLSAVSSCSSSTQSSINGCTVSGSGRLYQSQSNPDLTSLNYDGGSDAGGNGGGRLQVNYLNAHIHRPSAASTLTTNSTQSHLLPDYPDHVLKVYKADQTCKYVLIYKETTAHEVVMLTLQEFGIHDPSSNFSLCEVSVGDGGMVKQRRLPDQLQNLAERISFAARYYLKLNDSTEPLVPDELALELVRESNVHFLHLNAYELAIQLTLQDFANFRQIESTEYVDELFELRSRYGVPMLSKFAELVNREMFWVVSEICAEHNIVRRMKIVKQFIKIARHCKECRNFNSMFAIVSGLGHGAVSRLRQTWEKLPSKYQRLFNDLQDLMDPSRNMSKYRQLVSAELLAQHPIIPFYPIVKKDLTFIHLGNDTRVDGLINFEKLRMLAKEVRLLTHMCSSPYDLLSILELKGQSPSNALFSLNQMSASQSNAAAGTVIAANAGQATIKRRKKSTAAPNPKKMFEEAQMVRRVKAYLNSLKILSDEDLLHKFSLECEPAHGSTYSGSISHGNTSHRSGGGGSISGGAGGSSGGGGGGSSSLNAGDQLSIYSHTSSSSAPNSSLSLRKRHPSSPTLSTTSSTSSTSDHQRRQMHNNGPKFGTASPQAVKKMLSLSESSKIRPHQPFVPRHGSTMAGVIPPLHHMHAAHGFSTPSPGGVVTSPATSAVANVQCTPSPSPCSHRRLASGGNIIPSRAIHERSHSDTPAPPPPLPSVDLSLESSSVTTFRDLPLRKSVTSGSISSCDSGYVHQQQHYHMQYQQQQQQSSSQHEPSPPVYTAADCRLLQQISNNAVTRNLNSPCQSTNTPPSTPTPPPNQPTATIQLSAPPTAAAYMHARSQHQQLQQQQQSLAMPPPPPPPYNVPPLGSIYSHHQGTAGSRHLNHMHGKTTGPQERWFPDCHPATKQQMQSGS
- the LOC117150895 gene encoding rap guanine nucleotide exchange factor 2 isoform X2; amino-acid sequence: MDPYHHIRHHYPPTSIAGTGAVVGSSTTINRPELHQKCNRGSHSSDTSSAYSGSDTMASNYASSLEAEEIDLSGLVESVVDSDEEDLAESMDSLTVRDAVRDCLEKDPAERSEEDVEVLLEFTQGLKAFTNITLAVRRALCSVMVFAVVDKAGTVVMSDGEELDSWSVLINGAVEIEHANGSREELQMGDSFGILPTMDKLYHRGVMRTKCDDCQFVCITQTDYYRIQHQGEENIRRHEDENGFVVMVTELRSIGGAGTDSAGSGGSATGASASLNMKRGHVVIRGTPERLLQQLVEENSMTDPTYVEDFLLTHRIFIQNPQEVTSKLLHWFDLEQVDAHKTQELRDRVTRVVLLWVNNHFTDFEADYEMMEFLEVFEALLERKKLLSQLRLLHIACAAKARMRSCTLTRSSRDEPLNFRIVGGYELRGVAIATGNAAVGIYISHVEPGSKAQDVGLKRGDQIHEVNGQSLDHVTSKRALEILTGTTHLSISVKSNLLGFKEIMQALEHGGGTAGSGSISACSGSFKSVRSPRRICANDIAKLHGRSDSTTDELSSVSASNRAHMVRLSSVDMLLDQPDCAPPQTPPVSGSGNMASNFMQQLLQSVNNSSAKKSGGNSNSDQQDTKGGFMTLAPKRRLQKALAKMNLLNKQNHGSSLNDSSDTLLNDPKSKLSAVSSCSSSTQSSINGCTVSGSGRLYQSQSNPDLTSLNYDGGSDAGGNGGGRLQVNYLNAHIHRPSAASTLTTNSTQSHLLPDYPDHVLKVYKADQTCKYVLIYKETTAHEVVMLTLQEFGIHDPSSNFSLCEVSVGDGGMVKQRRLPDQLQNLAERISFAARYYLKLNDSTEPLVPDELALELVRESNVHFLHLNAYELAIQLTLQDFANFRQIESTEYVDELFELRSRYGVPMLSKFAELVNREMFWVVSEICAEHNIVRRMKIVKQFIKIARHCKECRNFNSMFAIVSGLGHGAVSRLRQTWEKLPSKYQRLFNDLQDLMDPSRNMSKYRQLVSAELLAQHPIIPFYPIVKKDLTFIHLGNDTRVDGLINFEKLRMLAKEVRLLTHMCSSPYDLLSILELKGQSPSNALFSLNQMSASQSNAAAGTVIAANAGQATIKRRKKSTAAPNPKKMFEEAQMVRRVKAYLNSLKILSDEDLLHKFSLECEPAHGSTYSGSISHGNTSHRSGGGGSISGGAGGSSGGGGGGSSSLNAGDQLSIYSHTSSSSAPNSSLSLRKRHPSSPTLSTTSSTSSTSDHQRRQMHNNGPKFGTASPQAVKKMLSLSESSKIRPHQPFVPRHGSTMAGVIPPLHHMHAAHGFSTPSPGGVVTSPATSAVANVQCTPSPSPCSHRRLASGGNIIPSRAIHERSHSDTPAPPPPLPSVDLSLESSSVTTFRDLPLRKSVTSGSISSCDSGYVHQQQHYHMQYQQQQQQSSSQHEPSPPVYTAADCRLLQQISNNAVTRNLNSPCQSTNTPPSTPTPPPNQPTATIQLSAPPTAAAYMHARSQHQQLQQQQQSLAMPPPPPPPYNVPPLGSIYSHHQGTAGSRHLNHMHGGPPNFMDSTKCTICPMPPMNQ